ACTCGACATCGCAGGAAAAAACATCGCCGACCCCACAAGCATGATCGCCGCAATTCAACTTGCTTGCCACCTGGTGCGCACCTCATTAAACAATACCTCCGTTATCGCTCTTAATTTCAAATCATGAACGTCACCGATCTCCGTGGCATCCTCACCTACATCCCGCAGTTCCGTGAAAAAACCTTTGTCATCGCAATGGACGGTATCATTGCCGCACATGAAAACTTCACCAATATCGTCCTCGATTTAGCCGTCCT
This genomic window from Cyanobacteriota bacterium contains:
- a CDS encoding amino-acid N-acetyltransferase codes for the protein MNVTDLRGILTYIPQFREKTFVIAMDGIIAAHENFTNIVLDLAVL